The region CGCCGCCTGATAGTGCTGCGGCGTAAAACGCGCATCCAGCGTGAGTTCAAGGCGCACCTGTTCCGGCGTCTCGCCGGTGCCGTAAATCGTGACGGGAGGAAAATCCGCTGGCAGATACGCCACGCCGCGATAGACGCCCGGCGCGATGGCTATCCACACCCGCGCGTTGCGCGGCCCTGACGCGACGGCGGCGTTCACGGCCTGCTGCACCGTGCGGTACGGCCCTTTTCGCGCATCGACCTGCAACACGCGCCCTTCAGGCGGCGGGGTGATGCGCGCCGGGTGCCACGGCCCGTCAGGCGTATGCAGCCAGCCGCCCCGTGCGAAGTAATGTTCCCGCGTGTAAGCGGCGGCCTCATCGCGGCTTAACATCGGGCGGGTCGACAGCGGTGCGGTTTTCAGCATGGCCTCCGACATTCTGTTCTCCTTGTTTAATTCAGTTGCATGGCTTCAGTGGGTTCACTTGAGCGGCTTTGCTTAAACCGCCCGCTTCCCTGCGCCACCCGTGTGCGCCCGGTTGACCGTAAGATGAACAACACAGGAAAACTGGTTGTTTATACAGTCACAATGCCGATTTTCGAGGGTGCCAGCAAACCGGCGTTGCGATTTTGCGAGATGCCTTCAGAAGTATGAAATCCAGGAAAAAGCGCAATCGTTTTTTGTTGCCGCTATGCTGAAATAGCGCTGCTCCACCTGACTGAGGAAACGTTATGAAAACGAAACGCCTGGGCGCAATGGCGCTCCTGCTTGCGGCTTTTACCCTGTGCGCCACGCCTGCGCTCGCCAACCCCGGCAACGGCAACGGCAACAGCAACGGCAACGGCAACGGCAACGGCAACGGCAACGGCAACAGCGGAAATCATGGCAATGGCCACGGCAATAACGGCAAAAGTGCCGACAACAAAGAGAAGAAAAACGCCAACGCGTCGGGACGTAAAAACTATGGCAAACCCGATAATGTCGACGCCGATATCAGCTTCAGCCGCGCGCGCAGCCTGGCGGTGAATTATGGCCTGACGGGTTATGACTCGCTGCCGCCTGGCATCGCCAAAAACCTGGCGCGCGGCAAACCGCTGCCGCCGGGCATCGCCAAAAAATCCGTACCGGCCAGTATGCTCAATGAACTGCCGTACTATCCGGGCTACGAATGGAAAATGGTCGGCGATAACCTGGTGCTGATTGCGCTCAGTACCGCGCTGGTGACCGCCGTCATCAATAACGTGTTTGACTGATAAACGCGCTCACAAACATCAGAGCCGGGCAGCCGCCCGGCTCTTTTACGGTGCCGGATCAAGCCCCAGCATCCCGCGTACCGCCTCCCGCTCGTGCTGCCCGCCCGCATAGTTTTCAAAGTTTTGCTCCGAGACTTTGATGATATGTTCGGCGATAAACTTAGCCCCTTCCCGCGCGCCGGTTTCCCCTTCTTTCAGGCAGCATTCCCACTCAAGCGTCGCCCAGCCGGGGTAGTCGTACTGCGCGAGCTTGCTGAAAATGGCCGTAAAGTCGATTTGCCCGTCGCCGGGCGAGCGAAAGCGGCCGGGGCGGTCAATCCACGGCTGATAGCCGCCATAGACGCCGCTGTTTGCCGAGCGGTTGAACTCGGCGTCTTTAACATGAAACGCGCGGATGCGCGGGTGCCAGCGATCGATAAAGCCAAGATAATCCATGTGCTGAAGCAGCATGTGGCTCGGATCGTAAAGTATGTGGCAGCGCGGATGGTCGCCGGTAAGCGCGAGAAAACGCCCGAAGGTCGCGCCATCATGCAGATCTTCGCCGGGGTGAAGCTCAAAACAGAGATCCACGCCCGCCTCGTCAAAGCTTTGCAGAATCGGCAGCCAGCGGCGCGCCAGTTCGTTAAAGGCCTCTTCCACCAGCACAGGATTGTGCGGCGGCCACGGGTAGAAAAAAGGCTAGGCGAGCGAGCCGGAAAACGTGGCGTGCGCTGTGAGACTGAGATTTTGCGAGGCCCGCGCCGCCAGCTTGAGCGTGCTGACCGCCCACTGCTGGCGTGCCTTCGGATCGTGACGCACCGTCTCGGGCGCAAAACCGGCAAAAGCCTTGTCATACGCCGGATGTACGGCTACGAGCTGGCCCTGAAAGTGCGTTGACAGCTCGCTGATTTGCAGCCCGACGTTACCGAGCGTTTCGCGCACCTCTGCGCAGTAGTCGAGGCTTTCAGCGGCTTTAGCGAGGTCGAAAATGTGCGGCAGATGGGTCGGCAACTGCACCGCTTTATAGCCAAGCCCCGCCGCCCAGGCCGCCATTGTATCGAGCTGATTAAACGGCGGTCGGTCGCTGATAAATTGCGAGAGGAAAAGAGAAGGTCCTTGTAGCGTTTTCAATATCGCTCCTTATGCGCCTGCGCGCCTGTTCGCTAAACCAGCGTTAAGCATAGCCTGGCGGCTTATACGCCTGTCTTATGACGCGGACAATATTCATAACCCCTTGTTTTAGTGAGTGAAAGGCATTTAACCTAAATTTATTTCGCGCCAGACCGATAACCGTCTGGTGGCAATCTTCATTTTCAAAGATGCCGGGTCGTTGTGTCGCAACTTCACGCAAGGGAACAACATGTCAGTAAGGCGTTTTTCATTTCTCGTATTCAGTCTGTTACTTTTTATCTTTCTCGTCAGTACCGTCTCTAACCTCTGGTCGCTTACCCGCAGCAACCAGTCGCTGGATAACGTGAATAAAGAAATTCGCGTGGTGCTGTCGGTGATTGATCCGATTAACCACAGCCGTACGCTGCGCGTGCGTCTGATGGAGGCGATGATTAACGCCTCTATCGGCGATACCCAGAAAACACAGGCGTCGCTTCAGAGCGCGAACGAGGTGATGCAAAAAGCCGCCGCCGCGTTTAATAATTACAAAGCGGCCCCGGCGGTCGAAGGTGAAGAAGCGCTGGCCGCGCCGTACCGTCAGGCCTGGCAGGCCTATGTCGATGAGGGCCTGCGTCCGTTGATGGATGCGGCGAGCCGCAACGATACCGCGCGTTTTAATCAGCTGGTCAGCACCACTATCCCGCAGCTGGATCGCCAGTTTGAAATCACGCTCGATCAACTGCTGGCGTTCCGCGAGAAATATGCCCAGCGCCTTAACCAGGACGCGCAGGACCGCTTCGTGAACAGCATCGTGACCATCGCGGTGTTCGCCCTGCTCTTTACGCTGCTGATTGGCGCAATGTTTATTCTGCTCAAACGGCGCGTGCTGGCACCGCTGGATGCCGCTCGTCTTCACTGCCAGCAGATGGCTGAAGGCGAACTGCACACGCCGGTGCTTTCCGGCTCGAAGGATGAAATTGGCGATATGCTCGGCTCGCTGGAGCAGATGCGTCTGTCGCTGGTGAATATCATCGCCCAGGTGCGCGACTCCAGCCAGAGCGTGGCGCACGCCGCCGAAGAGATTGCCGCCGGTAACGTCGATCTCTCGGCACGTACCGAAGAACAGGCTGCCTCGCTTGGCGAAACCGCCGCCAGCATGGAGCAACTGACCTCGACCGTGAAGCACACCTCCGAAAATACCGCCGAGGCTAATAAGCTGGCGGGTAATATGCGTAGCGCCGCGCAGGAAGGCAACGCTATCGTTGAGGAAGTGGTGGTATCAATGCAGGAGATAGAGTCCAGCTCCAGCAAAATCGATAATATTATCGGCATTATTGAAGATATTGCCTTCCAGACTAATATCCTGGCGCTGAACGCGGCGGTGGAAGCCGCGCGCGCCGGTGAGCAGGGTCGTGGTTTTGCCGTGGTGGCAAGCGAAGTGCGTAACCTCGCGCAGCGTTCTTCTGTCGCCGCGAAGGAGATCAAAGAGCTTATCGAGCAGTCCGGCGAGCAGGTGGTGCTGGGCAGCGATCGCGTCGCGCGCGCAGGCGAGAGCATGAAGCGCATTATCGGCTCGATTAAGCAGGTTTCTGAGCTGATGTCGGAAATTGCGCTTTCCACTGGCGAGCAGAGCCGTGGGATTGAGCAGATTAACCAGGCCGTGGCGCAGATGGATTCCGTCACCCAGCAGAACGCCGCGCTGGTGGAAGAAGCCTCCGCTGCCGCTCACTCTCTGAAAGAGCAGTCGCAGCTGCTGAATCAGGCCGTGGCGGTGTTCAGGCTGAACTAAGTCGAGAAAAGCCTGACGGGAAAGCGTAAAGGCAGGCCAGTGGCCTGCCTTTTTTTATTACGCTTACAAAGGCTTGTCGAGTTTGATAACCCACAGCTCATTTTGCGAGGCGGGTTTTTCCAGCGGCTTCACGCCGATTTTGCTCGCGACCGGCTGGCCATCGAGCGTCAGATGGCCCTGGCCGTCCACGTTATAATCGTCCATCTCTTTTTTATCGCCCTGCGGCTCCAGCAGTTCCGATTGCAGCCCGAAGTCGTTGTCATTAATGACAGCAATGGTTTGCGAATCGATAAGCGCCAGCCCTTCGGCTTTCTCCTGCTGCCAGCCCGCCTCGCGCAAGTCCACCGCCAGGGTTTTACTGGCAAGTTTCACGCCGCGCGCGTTGAGTTTATCGGCATCGTCGAATTCCGGCGGCTGGGTGTTATCCAGGGCGCTCAGATCGGTAGCGTTGCTCAAATCCACCACATAAACGCGGTTGCGCATGGTTTTGTTTTTATCGCCGCCCTGTTCAATGAGCAGAATGCGGTGGTCATCCAGGGCCACGATATCGCCGATTTTGGCATCTTTGGCTTTTTTATAGACGTCGATGTCAATCGGATAGCCATACATCGCGGTTTTGCCGGTCGCCGGGTCGAAACTCACCAGACGCGTGAATCGCGCAGTGTTTTTGGTTTTGCCGTCGATATCCAGCGTGCTCTGCACCGCCGCGATAATGCGACCGTCCGGCATACGGGTCAGCCCTTCGAAACCGCGATTAGGCTGACGCCATTTCAGGATATTCGGCAGACCGCCCGCCACGCCCTCTTCACCCTTGCCCGCCTGCGGGCCATGTTTGGCGATAATCGCGCCGCTGGCGTCGACGTTAATGATAAACGGGCCATA is a window of Cronobacter muytjensii ATCC 51329 DNA encoding:
- a CDS encoding anti-virulence regulator CigR family protein; this encodes MKTKRLGAMALLLAAFTLCATPALANPGNGNGNSNGNGNGNGNGNGNSGNHGNGHGNNGKSADNKEKKNANASGRKNYGKPDNVDADISFSRARSLAVNYGLTGYDSLPPGIAKNLARGKPLPPGIAKKSVPASMLNELPYYPGYEWKMVGDNLVLIALSTALVTAVINNVFD
- a CDS encoding methyl-accepting chemotaxis protein, producing MSVRRFSFLVFSLLLFIFLVSTVSNLWSLTRSNQSLDNVNKEIRVVLSVIDPINHSRTLRVRLMEAMINASIGDTQKTQASLQSANEVMQKAAAAFNNYKAAPAVEGEEALAAPYRQAWQAYVDEGLRPLMDAASRNDTARFNQLVSTTIPQLDRQFEITLDQLLAFREKYAQRLNQDAQDRFVNSIVTIAVFALLFTLLIGAMFILLKRRVLAPLDAARLHCQQMAEGELHTPVLSGSKDEIGDMLGSLEQMRLSLVNIIAQVRDSSQSVAHAAEEIAAGNVDLSARTEEQAASLGETAASMEQLTSTVKHTSENTAEANKLAGNMRSAAQEGNAIVEEVVVSMQEIESSSSKIDNIIGIIEDIAFQTNILALNAAVEAARAGEQGRGFAVVASEVRNLAQRSSVAAKEIKELIEQSGEQVVLGSDRVARAGESMKRIIGSIKQVSELMSEIALSTGEQSRGIEQINQAVAQMDSVTQQNAALVEEASAAAHSLKEQSQLLNQAVAVFRLN
- a CDS encoding esterase-like activity of phytase family protein, producing MKIKPLALLFTAVFPLSSLAAAPQVERFVVTFPQEDHVVYSGNYASAFPDGLPVGVGSGLLFLRKEGDDLIFATVTDRGPNADSPKMGKQESKIFASPEYTPLMMTIRVSKDNAQASDPMPLHDEQGNISGLPLPAGLIGATNELALNDALQTLAGDKRGLDTEGITPDGKGGYWLCDEYGPFIINVDASGAIIAKHGPQAGKGEEGVAGGLPNILKWRQPNRGFEGLTRMPDGRIIAAVQSTLDIDGKTKNTARFTRLVSFDPATGKTAMYGYPIDIDVYKKAKDAKIGDIVALDDHRILLIEQGGDKNKTMRNRVYVVDLSNATDLSALDNTQPPEFDDADKLNARGVKLASKTLAVDLREAGWQQEKAEGLALIDSQTIAVINDNDFGLQSELLEPQGDKKEMDDYNVDGQGHLTLDGQPVASKIGVKPLEKPASQNELWVIKLDKPL